The proteins below come from a single Tachypleus tridentatus isolate NWPU-2018 chromosome 13, ASM421037v1, whole genome shotgun sequence genomic window:
- the LOC143236122 gene encoding uncharacterized protein LOC143236122: MSGEKVRPLVIGHSAKPRCFRNSGMNSLGVDYCHNRKAWMTIPIFTEWAKKFNNNMKLQKRNVLLFIDNCTAHVAIPLSNVKIVLLPPNATSKLQPCDAGVIQTVKLLYRKTFLRQLLFHMDNDQTATGEVSNESEDNVSENQSDPDFRPVLNGVTLGEYVNFDNETPVCDDSVSDNIIACPEEIESDDGEECDDTTVESFEPIDCATAMSYAEKLLHFSLKHGKMDIVDCMVAVSKDIETVVMFKYKGTKYIQVVMFKFKDTQLHSSCFKFKGTSYIQFVIFKFEDVQLHSDCDALV, encoded by the exons ATGTCGGGAGAGAAAGTTCGGCCACTTGTTATTGGTCATAGTGCTAAGCCGCGTTGCTTTCGTAATTCTGGTATGAATTCATTGGGTGTAGATTATTGTCACAACCGAAAAGCCTGGATGACAATTCCCATATTTACCGAATGGgcaaaaaaatttaacaacaacaTGAAACTTCAGAAACGCAATGTTCTGCTTTTTATCGACAACTGCACTGCCCATGTTGCAATCCCTCTATCTAATGTAAAAATCGTTTTACTTCCTCCTAATGCAACTTCTAAGCTACAGCCTTGTGACGCCGGAGTTATACAGACCGTCAAACTGCTGTATCGCAAAACATTCTTGAGACAACTTTTGTTTCACATGGATAACGACCAGACGGCTACAG gcGAAGTGTCAAACGAAAGTGAAGACAATGTTTCAGAAAACCAATCTGACCCCGACTTCAGGCCTGTCTTGAATGGTGTAACTCTTGGCGAATATGTCAACTTCGACAACGAAACTCCAGTTTGTGATGATtcagtttctgacaatattatcGCGTGTCCTGAAGAAATCGAGAGTGATGATGGTGAAGAATGTGACGACACAACTGTAGAGTCTTTCGAGCCAATTGACTGTGCCACTGCAATGTCATATGCAGAAAAACTTTTACACTTTAGTCTCAAACACGGCAAAATGGACATTGTAGATTGCATGGTAGCAGTGAGCAAAGACattgaaact GTTGTGATGTTCAAGTATAAAGGCACAAAGTATATTCAGGTTGTGATGTTCAAGTTTAAAGATACACAACTACATTCAAGTTGTTTCAAGTTTAAAGGTACAAGCTACATCCAGTTTGTGATATTCAAATTTGAAGATGTGCAACTACATTCAGATTGTGATGCTCTAGTTTAA
- the LOC143240192 gene encoding uncharacterized protein LOC143240192, protein MKDMGSEMTRSAHLTILSLTEQLEMCWQTKNRCEREYIFCDQVFLPYTFVASISRPLSRSFIGKQSCYHSDSFTICAASERWLIRVDLDLVHKAQERRRESCLT, encoded by the exons ATGAAAGACATGGGTAGTGAGATGACCCGCTCTGCACATCTCACTATCTTGTCTTTGACGGAACAGTTGGAAATGTGCTGGCAAACAAAGAATCGTTGTGAGAGAGAATATATTTTTTGTG ATCAGGTTTTCTTGCCATACACGTTCGTTGCGAGCATATCTCGACCGTTGTCCAGGAGTTTTATCGGAAAACAGAGCTGTTACCATAGCGACAGCTTCACTATTTGTGCTGCATCGGAGAGATGGTTGATCAGGGTGGATTTGGATCTGGTGCACAAGGCTCAAG AACGTCGAAGAGAAAGTTGCTTAACTTAG